A portion of the Paucilactobacillus hokkaidonensis JCM 18461 genome contains these proteins:
- a CDS encoding prepilin peptidase, with the protein MLKILYFVYGACLASFLTLCAARIVTHQSIIVPRSHCDQCNRQLRNWQLIPILGYIMQHGRCHFCHKLISAFSTINEIALGLFFTTLPQYELTPSLAWICISSTLTFCAATDQFQHFIYSPSLIGFVPGLLILVRWNGFSLQNWLLLLATLLILGFFVLVTHGIGFGDVELIILFQLISGFTVTMVVLAISSSVAILYFVVMKHKGQLAFVPFLSFSFLFVVSFPNLFTFIEI; encoded by the coding sequence ATGTTAAAAATTTTATACTTTGTTTATGGCGCCTGTCTTGCATCATTCTTAACTTTATGTGCAGCTAGAATAGTTACGCACCAATCGATAATTGTACCTCGTTCCCACTGTGATCAATGTAACCGGCAACTTAGAAATTGGCAATTGATTCCAATTTTAGGTTATATCATGCAGCATGGACGTTGTCATTTTTGTCACAAATTGATTTCTGCATTCTCCACAATCAATGAAATTGCACTGGGATTATTTTTCACTACCCTACCACAATATGAATTGACACCAAGTTTGGCTTGGATTTGCATTAGCTCAACGCTAACTTTTTGTGCTGCTACAGACCAATTCCAACATTTTATTTACAGTCCTAGCCTGATTGGATTTGTACCTGGACTGTTAATTCTAGTGCGTTGGAATGGATTCTCGTTACAAAATTGGCTATTACTATTGGCAACACTTTTGATTCTAGGATTTTTTGTTTTGGTAACTCACGGAATTGGATTTGGTGACGTTGAATTAATCATTTTGTTTCAACTTATATCTGGGTTCACAGTAACAATGGTTGTATTGGCAATTAGTTCTTCTGTTGCAATATTATATTTCGTTGTTATGAAACATAAAGGACAATTGGCCTTTGTTCCATTTTTATCATTTTCTTTTCTGTTTGTGGTTAGTTTTCCTAATTTGTTTACTTTTATCGAAATATGA